In Anaerobaca lacustris, the sequence GGAACTTGGCGGACAGATCGGTCTGCTCGGCGATGTCGTCTCGCAGATTGTACAATTGCGAGTTGCTGTTTTCGAAGGATTCGATGAGCTTCCAGTCGCCCTGGCGAATCGCGCCGGCGGGCGTCGAATGGTGGTAATGCGGGTAGTGCCAGTAGAGGGCGCGGTCCTCGAATCGGCCTGTCTGTTGGAGCAGGGGGAGCAGGCTCCGGCCGTCGAGCACCTGTCCGGCCGGCCTTTCGGCGCCGGCGATCTCCAACAGAGTCGGGTAGAAGTCCACGCTCGTCACCGGCGTCCGGCACACACGTCTCGGCCGAACCACGCCGGGCCAGCGAACGATCAGCGGAACGCGGATGCCCCCTTCATAGAGCGCGCCTTTCTCATCTCGCAGCGGGGCGTTGGTCGTCACGATCGGGCCTTCGCCCGTGTACATCTGTCGCAGGCCGCCATTGTCGGAGAAGAAGATCACAATCGTGTCGTTGGATAGATTCAACTCGTCGAGCCTGGCCAGCACCCGCCCGACGTTGGTGTCCACGTGTTCGATCATCGCGGCGTACACAGGGTTGTTGACGCCTGTGGCCGGCTTGGGTTTGTTCTCATACTTCTCGACGAGGTCCTGCGGCGCTTCAAGTGGGATGTGGACGGTGTGATGGGACAGATGCAGGAAGAACGGGCCGTCACTGTGGGTCTCGATGAACTCGATGGCGCTGTCCGTGAAGGTTGTGACCTGCTTGTCGGTTCGATTCTGTCCGCCCAGGCGAACGAAATCGAACCCCTGCACTTGCGGCCCGTGGTCGGCCCCGCCCAGGTGCCACTTGCCGACGTGGCCTGTGGCATAGCCTGCCGCTTGCAGCGACTCGGCGATCGTGACGATTTCGAGCGGCAGATACTGGGTTCGGTTCGTCGGCACGCGCAGCGTCTCGTAGGGCCGCCAATGGCCCGGGATGAAGTCGGTGACCCCGACGCGGGCGGGATACTGGCCCGCCATGATGCTGGCCCTTGTCGGCGAGCAGACCGGACAGGCCGCATAGGCGTCGGTGAATCGCATGCCTTGCCTGGCCAGGTGGTCGATGTTGGGCGTCTCATGAAACGTATTGCCATAGCAGGCCAGGTCGGACCAGCCCATGTCGTCGAGCAGGATGAAGACGATATTGGGCCTGGTCTTCCGGGCGGGTGGTCCGTCTGTTGCGCACCCGCCCAGGACAACGCCGGCCGCGCTGGAGCCCAGCCGGCGCAGAAAGTCCCTTCTCGATTCGGTCATACGCGCCTCCTTCTGGCAGATCCCTCCTACGAATTACGGCACGACAATCTCGTCCTTCTGCACCGTGTCCTGCTCTTTCCACATCCAGCCGGTGGCGGTGACGAACCAGATGATGGTCGCCAGAAGCATGATCCACTTGGCTTTGTCCAGGTCCACTCGACCGGCCAGAAACAGGATCGAGGGCAGGATCAGAGCGACCAATGACAGCAGCGAGACGACTTTCAGGATCGAACGCATGGGATTTCTCCGTCTAACGCGCCGCCACGGGGCGGCCCTGTTTCTGGTAGACCCGGCTCAGAACGATGTACACGGCTGACGCGATGAACCAGCCCGGCAGCGCCACGAAATACAGCGTCCAGTTGCCGACGATGAAGACGATGCCCAAACAGATCGCCAGGGTCACAATCCACGCGGCGAAGGCGGCCCAGTTGAAGTGACGGCCGCTGAGTTCGGCGTAGGAGCCTCGCAGGCCGAGCTTGGGGATCAGCCAGAAGTCCACGAAGACGACCGCGCCCATCGGCATCAGGACCAGGCCGTACAAGGCCACGAAGTCCAGCAGTCTCATCGCCAGCGCCGGGAACATGGCCGCGACGGTCGCGATGGCGCCCGTGATCAACGTTACGCGGAAGCGAGAGGACTTGGGAACGATCGCCTGGAACGCCAGACCGGCGCGGTAGATGGTCGGGTTGGCGGTGGTCCAGCCGGCGATGATGACGCAGATCAGGCCGGCCAGGCCGGCGGCCTGATAGGCGAGCGGACCCGGCAATACCTTCGTGTTGCCCGGCTCCACGTGCATCTGGAATGCGTAGAGGATCGACGCCGCCAGCCAGGCCAGGAAGTGCCCGAGGAACATGCCGGTCCCGCTGGCCACGGCGTACCACGATTTCCTCGCGAAACGAAGGACCGACAGGTCGCTCATCCCGATGTGCATCGCCATGTTGCAGAACCACGCGAAGAACGCCACGTGCCAGAAGGTGAACTTGACCCGTCCCGGGTGCGGGTCGCCTCCCTGCCAGATGTGCGTTTTGGCGAGCGTCCAGACGTCCGCAAGACTGTTGACTTCCGAGCCGGTGGCATCGATGAACTGCCGCAGGCCGACCAGCCCGAAGGCGATGAACACGAGCACCATCCATGGGGCCGCGACGTTGGCGACCTTGGAGACCACCTCGTAGCCATAGGCGGCCACGACGGAGATCATCGCGCCGCACGCCAGAACCGCGATCACCCATCCGAAGCTGTTCGGATAGTTGTCGCTCAGCTCCGGCATCGGGAACTTGAACCAGACGCCCAGCGCCGTGGCCGAGACCGTCACCATGGCCCCGGCCAGGAAGCAGAACATCACGCCGTTGGCGAGGTTATAGAGCGTCACAAGCTGCCGTCCGCAGATCTTCTCCAGTTGGTAGTAGAGCGTCAACCGGGCCCGCGTGGCGATCGGGGCGCACAGGAACACCCAGCTCAGCACGGCCAGCACATTGCCTGCGATCAGTCCGACGACGACGTCGAACGCGCTGACACCGGCGGCCACGAACAACGGCCCGATCATCAGCTCCGTGCCGGCGCAATGCTCGCCCGCGTACATGCCGACGAAACTCTTGAAGCCGAGCAGCCTGTTCTGCGGCACCGGCTCGCGCTCGAATTCACCTCCCGCCTGCGTCTGCTGTGCCTGCTGTTCTTCGCTCATGCGTCTGTCCCTTCCCGCAGTGTGCGTGATCCGCTACGCTCGTTTGGCGAGCACGTTTTTCTCATAGGCCTTGGCGTCGGCCAGCCAGGCGGGGCCGACCGGCACGTCGGACCGGGCGCAGTAGTAGTCCCACACCGCGCCGTAGGGCAATGTCTTCAATTCTTCGAGCATCGCCAGGCGGCTTGTGAAGTCGCCGTCGGCCTCGGCCTGGCGCAGCCGATCCGTCGGTTCGAGCAGGGCGATCAGCAGGGCCTTGATCATGCACCGCGTGCCGATGACCCAGGCGGCGATCCGGTTGATGCTGGCGTCGAAGAAGTCCAGGCCGATGTGCACCTTGTCGAGCTTGCCGCTGCGCACCAGCTCCTGTGCGATGGCCCGCAGTTCGTCGTCGAGGATGACCACGTGGTCGCTGTCCCAACGCACCGGCCGGCTCACGTGCAGCAGCAATTGGGGCACGAACATCAGCACGGACGAGATCTTGTCGGAGATGATTTCGGTGGGGTGATAGTGGCCCGCGTCCAGGCACAACAGGACCTGTCGCGACGTCGCATAGCCCATGTAGAATTCGTGCGAGCCGACCGTGTAGCTCTCGGCGCCGATGCCGAAGAGCTTGGATTCGACGGCGTCGAGGTGGACCGTCGGATCGATCTTCTCGGCGAAGATCTCATCGAGCGAGTCGGCCAGACGCTGTCGGGGGGCCAGACGGTCGATTGGGATGTCCTTGTATCCGTCGGGAATCCAGACGTTGGTCACGCAGAGGGTGCCCAGTTCCTTGCCCATGTGGGCGCCGATCTTGCGGCAGCAGATTCCATGCTCGATCCAGAACTGTCGGATGTCGTCATCGGCGCTGGAGAGCGTGAACCCGCTGTCGGCCTTCGGATGCGAGAAGTAGGTCCCGTTGAAGTCCATCCCCAGACCGTTGGCCTTGGCCCACTGGACCCACGTGGCGAATTGCTCGGGCTCCAGTTCATTGCGTGGCACCTTGGCCTTGGCGTCGAGATAGATCGCATGAAGGTTCAGGCGATGTTTGCCGGGGATCAGGCTCAGGGTCTTCTCCAGGTCCGTCCGCAGCTCGTCCGGCGTGCGGGCCTTGCCGGGGTAGTTGCCGGTCACGGCCAGGCCGCCGTCGAGGCCGGACCCGGTGTTCTCAAATCCGCCGACATCATCGCCTTGCCAGCAGTGCAGCGAGATCGGGATCTTGCTGAGCCGGTCCATTGCCTCGTCGGTATCGACGCCAAGCTCGGCATATCGCTCGCGCGCCAGTTGATAGGCCTGCTCGACGTTCTTTGAGTCGCTCATACGCGTTCTCCTCTCAGCCGCAGGTTTCGAGCAGTTTTCTTTCTGCTTCGAGTGTCCAGAGCCCGTCTTTCAGGCAGGCCGCAACACTGGGTAACTTCGTCGCCAGTTCTTCGAGACGAAGCAGCGGGAGATCCCTGCACGCCGGGTAGACGACGATCTTGCCGGCGATCGAGCGGTCCTCCACGGCCCGGATGCCGTCGAGCGCCCCGGCCAGGCCGCAAACGGCCGCGACGCTGACGTTGGTGTCGAGCCGGTTCGATTCGACCTTGGCCAGCATCCGTTTCATGTCGTCGAGCGTCGATCCGCTCGTTCCGATGAAGTACAGGCGTTTCTCGATGTAGGCGTTCAGGTCGATCTTGCCCGTAACGTTTGCAGGGATGCCGGCGAAGATGTTGACGATCCCGTGCTGGGCGGCGTCCTGCACGGCGGCGGCCACCAGTTCGGGGATCGGCGCCATCAGGACGGAATAGCCGAACTCCTCATCGCTCGGCGGTTGCTTCGCGTTGTACGGGACGTACTCGAGGCCGTTGCTCTCGGCCAGCGGCTGGGCGATCTTCGTCAGCATCGCCAGCCGGTTGTCGTCGACGTCGCCGGCATACACGCTGACGCCTTCGACCCCCTGGCACAGATTGCGAATGACATGCATCATCCCCATCGGTCCACCGGCCCCGACGACGTTGATCCTGTCGCCGTGGCGAATCTCTCCTGTCTTGGGGATCGTCTTCATCGATCCGGCGGGGTCGGTGTCGGTGGTCCCGACGATGCGAATGCCGCCGTAGTGGACGCGGCCGACCATCGTGACCACGGGCCGACTGAAGCGGTCGCCGCAGAGAACGATGTTCAGGATCCCGTTGGCCGCGACCTTGGCGAACAGCTCCTCCACCGTCCCGGCGTTCGATCCGAAATAGACCACGTCGTCGAAGGCGGCGTCGTCCACGTCGTCATGCTCGCGCGCCCGGACCACCGGCGCCGGCAGGTTGGCCGGCGGACCCGACTTCGAGACCCACGTGATCTGGGCCGGTGTGCCGTAGCGCTTGAACAGATTGCCGAGTCGGCCTTCGGGCAGGTCGGTTTCCACGACGATCAGCATCTGGCCGCCCGCCTTGAGGGTCGTACGCTCCTTCGATGCGTAGGCGTCTTCCACGCAGGCCCAGGGCTCGACCAGGGCGATGGCCGAGCCCGACCGGTCATCGCCCGTCGGTATCAGCATGGACTCGCCGTCGGGACTGGTGATCGCTCGCTCGTCCATCAGGACGTATTCCTGCAGGGCGCCCTCGAAGTTATAGCCGAAGGCCGCATTCGAACTGGCGGTCTTCAGCCAGCGGTAGTCCGTCTGCACGAGATACCGTTCGCCGGGCTTATGTCTCGTGACGCCGGGGCCCGCCTCGACGATGCGAACGACCGTTTCATGGCCCGGTACCGTAGCCTTGTCGTTTGGGACGTAACTGGCAATCTGCGTCAAAGCGTTGGGCTCGATGCCGGAGACGACGGGGCCCTTGCGGACGTGGCCGGTGAACTGCTTGAGCAGCTTCAGGTCGGAGAAGCACAGCCCGACGACTTCGACCTTCGCCAGGATCTGGTGTGGGCCCGGCCGGAAGACCTCTTTGGATTGGTTGAGGACGAGCTGGTCGGGGCCCACCAATTGCACGGCCCATTGTGATGCCGGGATACTTGTCATGGTCCAAGCCTTCATTTCTGTGCTGGTTATTTGCCAACCTGTCGGACGATTTCTTCGGGCGTGGCCCTCTCGCTGAGGCCGGCCAGGTTCGTTTCCTGGTCCGGCTGCATCAACCGGCCCAGTTCGGCGAAGAAATCGTTTCGCGTGGCGAGGTCTTCGAATCGCTGCCCGGCCCACTCGCTGGTGTAGCCCAGGCCGCATTGTTGCTGCAAGACCGAGTGGGCGTAAACGATGTAGGCCCCCTTGACAAAGACCGGCAGGAGGGGGGCCAGTTCGCCCGTCGCGAAGTCGTCGACGAACTTCTGGCCCGGACTGTTCATCTCGGTGCCTCCGACGACGACCAGATGGCGGCGCTGGGCGATCTCGATCACCTCGTAAAGGTTCTTGACCTTCTCGTCCTGCCGTCCGGGCGTGTAGTTGCGATCGGGGATTACGTTGATCGCCACGGCGCCCGTGCTTGTGGCCACGTCAAGAAGCTCTTCGATGTTCCGTTCGCCGTCGCTGGTGCCGTCGAGCCAGGTGTGTGTGGGCATTCCGCCGCACGCGAGGATGAACCGATTCGTCTCGGCCATCAACGGAAACGAGCCTTCATCGGGCTGGACGTAACCGACCCCGCCTCGTTTCATCGTCTTGGCACGGATGGTGTTCAGCAGGTTGCGGCCCTCGGGCAGGTCCAGGGTCTCGGCGCCGACGCCCAGCTTCTCGGCCCAGAATTCGGCGAGGGCTTTGTCGCTGCCGAAATGTGCAGCCGCCTTGCGGGCGTAGGCCAGGCACATATGCCGTTCCGTGGCGTTGCCGGCCGGGGTCAGCGGCCGAAGATCCCGCTCGTAATCCAGCTCGACCGGACGCAGGTACGCATTCACGCGCGCCATCAGATCGAGGTTTCTCCTCTGCGCGGTGTCCTTGAGACCTGTGAGGAAGTCTCTCTCGGCGGCTGGCACGTTCGCGCTGGGGAAACCGACCCCCATGTGATAGGAGATGCCCGGCTCGCCCGGCGAGTTGATGACGCGCGTGGAGAACTCGGGCACGTAGACGCGGGTCTCCAGGCCCGAGCAGCCTTTCAGGCCGAGCTTGTGACGCGCCTGCTGGAATTCATCGAGGGCGTCGAGGACGTCGAAGTCCACCGTCCCGGCCACGGCCAAGCCGGCCTTGCGGGCCAGCCATGCGAATTTCGTCGGCGAATAGCCATAGGTGTTGTATGAGAAGAAGGTATGGCAATGCAGGTTCACGAATTCGCCCGTCTGGGGCAGTTCGATGTGGCCTGATTCGATCCTGTCGCACAAGGCCGACAGCGCCCGTTGGCGCTCGGCGAGATCGAAACTGTCCAGTTGCTGTTCGAGTGACTCGATCAAGTGGTTCTCTCCTTGGGACGCCACGTCGCCGGCGTCAGCGTTTCGTAAATCGCTCGTATCTGTGCGTCCACGCCGGCGTGTCCTGGGGCCGGTACTCCTTCAGGTCGAAGGAATGACGGACGATCTCTCTGGCTTCGTCGATGCCTTTGAGCCTGCCGGTCGCGATGGCCTGCATCAGGACGTTGCCGCTGGCGGTCGCCTCGATCGGCCCGGCGACGACTCGCTTGCCTGTGGCATCGGCGGCGAACTGGCACAGCAATTCGTTCTGGATCCCACCGCCGACGATGTGGAGCACGTCGATGGGATCGCCCGTGACGTCCTCGATGGCCTCAAGGGTGCGTCGGTACTTCAGGGCCAGGCTCTCGAGGACCAGCCGAACCATCTGTCCCTTGTCGTCGGTGGTCGGCTGGCCGGTCTGCGCCAGGTGTTTGTTGATCCGGGTCGGCATGTCGCCCGGGGCCAGGAAGTCGCTGCAATCGCAGTCGATGATCCCGAAGAAGGGCTCGGCCTTCGACGCCAGGTCGGTCAACTCGCCGTAGGAGAGGTCCTGCCCCTCACGCTGCCACTGCCGCTTGCATTCCTGGACCAGCCAGAGGCCCATGATGTTCTTCAGCAGGCGGATCGTGTTCTGCACGCCGCCCTCATTGGTGAAGCCGTACTCGAATGTCTTGTCGTCGATGATGGCCTTGGGAATCTCCACCCCCATCAGACTCCATGTCCCCGACGACAGATACGCCCAGTTGCCACCAGTCCCCGGTACGCCGAGCACCGCCGAGGCCGTGTCGTGCGAGCCGACCGCGATGACCGGGATCTTCGGGCAGCCGATCTCGCGGGCCACGTCGTCCGTCAGCGGTCCGACCACCGTCCCGGGCATGACGATCTCGGGCATGATCTCTATCGGCAGCCCCAGCTTCTCGAAGATCGCCTTGGACCATCGTCCGGTCGCCATGTCCATCATCTGCGAGGTGCTGGCCAGTGTGTACTCGCCGAAGACCTGGCCGCAGAGGAAATAGCTCAGCAGGTCCGCCATGAAGATCAGTTTGCCGGTCCTGGCCAGTGCCGCCGAATCGGCCAGTCGCATGGCCAGAACCTGGTACAGCGAGTTCAACTGCATGAACTGAATGCCGGTGTTCTGGTAGATGTCCCGCTTGGACATCAGGGCGAAGGCCTTCTCCATCATCCCATTGGTCCGGCTGTCGCGGTAGTGGTAGGGGGCCTCGATCAACCGGCCGTCGTCGCCGATCAGGCCGAAGTCCACACCCCACGTGTCGACGCCGATGCCGAGCGGCGTGCCCGCCGCTGTCTTGGCCGCCAGGCCGATGCCCGTCCTGACCTCGCTCAGCAGGCGATCGAAATCCCACCGCAACGAACCCTCGATCTCAACGGGTCCGTTGCCGAAGCGATGCACCTCTTCGAGATGGAGTTCCCCGGCGGCCATCGTACCGAGCATGACGCGCCCGCTCTCGGCCCCGAGGTCCACGGCAATGTAGCTCGCTGTCTCTGACATCTGCGACTCCCAATCCTGCGCTGCATCCATCATCCCGGATCGCGGCAACGACCCTACCCCGCGACATCAGTCGTGATGGGACTGGCGCGCAGCGCATTTTCGGACGTTACACCAGCGGCGGTGACTCAGGACAGAGATTAGAAAGGCACAGAAAGAGACCGTCAACCCTAAACTGAGCGGTTCAGCGGTCTTCAGGAGGCGGCCAGAGTGACATTCGGCTGGAAGCGGACTTTGGCCTGGCCGATGAGGTAGAAGCTGCCCGTGATCAGGATCAGATCCTCGCGACCGACGGCGCTGCGCGCCAGTTGCAGGGCCTCGCCCAGACTGCTGGAAGTCTGATACATCTTGCCGCAGATGTCGGTGTACATCTCCGCCAGGTCCTGTGGGGAGACGGCCTTCATCGAGTTGCTGCGTGTGAAGATGACCTTGTCGGCACCGTACTGCAGTTCGGTGAGCATGCCGGGAATGTCCTTGTCGGCGTTGCAGCCGAAGATCACGACCATCGAGTCGTAGGGGATGTTCTGGCCGATCGC encodes:
- a CDS encoding sulfatase-like hydrolase/transferase, giving the protein MTESRRDFLRRLGSSAAGVVLGGCATDGPPARKTRPNIVFILLDDMGWSDLACYGNTFHETPNIDHLARQGMRFTDAYAACPVCSPTRASIMAGQYPARVGVTDFIPGHWRPYETLRVPTNRTQYLPLEIVTIAESLQAAGYATGHVGKWHLGGADHGPQVQGFDFVRLGGQNRTDKQVTTFTDSAIEFIETHSDGPFFLHLSHHTVHIPLEAPQDLVEKYENKPKPATGVNNPVYAAMIEHVDTNVGRVLARLDELNLSNDTIVIFFSDNGGLRQMYTGEGPIVTTNAPLRDEKGALYEGGIRVPLIVRWPGVVRPRRVCRTPVTSVDFYPTLLEIAGAERPAGQVLDGRSLLPLLQQTGRFEDRALYWHYPHYHHSTPAGAIRQGDWKLIESFENSNSQLYNLRDDIAEQTDLSAKFPRKALELQTKLALWRRSVGAAMPQINPDFDPTRREEWGRHPDRR
- a CDS encoding alcohol dehydrogenase catalytic domain-containing protein, translating into MTSIPASQWAVQLVGPDQLVLNQSKEVFRPGPHQILAKVEVVGLCFSDLKLLKQFTGHVRKGPVVSGIEPNALTQIASYVPNDKATVPGHETVVRIVEAGPGVTRHKPGERYLVQTDYRWLKTASSNAAFGYNFEGALQEYVLMDERAITSPDGESMLIPTGDDRSGSAIALVEPWACVEDAYASKERTTLKAGGQMLIVVETDLPEGRLGNLFKRYGTPAQITWVSKSGPPANLPAPVVRAREHDDVDDAAFDDVVYFGSNAGTVEELFAKVAANGILNIVLCGDRFSRPVVTMVGRVHYGGIRIVGTTDTDPAGSMKTIPKTGEIRHGDRINVVGAGGPMGMMHVIRNLCQGVEGVSVYAGDVDDNRLAMLTKIAQPLAESNGLEYVPYNAKQPPSDEEFGYSVLMAPIPELVAAAVQDAAQHGIVNIFAGIPANVTGKIDLNAYIEKRLYFIGTSGSTLDDMKRMLAKVESNRLDTNVSVAAVCGLAGALDGIRAVEDRSIAGKIVVYPACRDLPLLRLEELATKLPSVAACLKDGLWTLEAERKLLETCG
- a CDS encoding purine-cytosine permease family protein — translated: MSEEQQAQQTQAGGEFEREPVPQNRLLGFKSFVGMYAGEHCAGTELMIGPLFVAAGVSAFDVVVGLIAGNVLAVLSWVFLCAPIATRARLTLYYQLEKICGRQLVTLYNLANGVMFCFLAGAMVTVSATALGVWFKFPMPELSDNYPNSFGWVIAVLACGAMISVVAAYGYEVVSKVANVAAPWMVLVFIAFGLVGLRQFIDATGSEVNSLADVWTLAKTHIWQGGDPHPGRVKFTFWHVAFFAWFCNMAMHIGMSDLSVLRFARKSWYAVASGTGMFLGHFLAWLAASILYAFQMHVEPGNTKVLPGPLAYQAAGLAGLICVIIAGWTTANPTIYRAGLAFQAIVPKSSRFRVTLITGAIATVAAMFPALAMRLLDFVALYGLVLMPMGAVVFVDFWLIPKLGLRGSYAELSGRHFNWAAFAAWIVTLAICLGIVFIVGNWTLYFVALPGWFIASAVYIVLSRVYQKQGRPVAAR
- a CDS encoding rhamnulokinase, encoding MSETASYIAVDLGAESGRVMLGTMAAGELHLEEVHRFGNGPVEIEGSLRWDFDRLLSEVRTGIGLAAKTAAGTPLGIGVDTWGVDFGLIGDDGRLIEAPYHYRDSRTNGMMEKAFALMSKRDIYQNTGIQFMQLNSLYQVLAMRLADSAALARTGKLIFMADLLSYFLCGQVFGEYTLASTSQMMDMATGRWSKAIFEKLGLPIEIMPEIVMPGTVVGPLTDDVAREIGCPKIPVIAVGSHDTASAVLGVPGTGGNWAYLSSGTWSLMGVEIPKAIIDDKTFEYGFTNEGGVQNTIRLLKNIMGLWLVQECKRQWQREGQDLSYGELTDLASKAEPFFGIIDCDCSDFLAPGDMPTRINKHLAQTGQPTTDDKGQMVRLVLESLALKYRRTLEAIEDVTGDPIDVLHIVGGGIQNELLCQFAADATGKRVVAGPIEATASGNVLMQAIATGRLKGIDEAREIVRHSFDLKEYRPQDTPAWTHRYERFTKR
- a CDS encoding L-rhamnose isomerase; the encoded protein is MSDSKNVEQAYQLARERYAELGVDTDEAMDRLSKIPISLHCWQGDDVGGFENTGSGLDGGLAVTGNYPGKARTPDELRTDLEKTLSLIPGKHRLNLHAIYLDAKAKVPRNELEPEQFATWVQWAKANGLGMDFNGTYFSHPKADSGFTLSSADDDIRQFWIEHGICCRKIGAHMGKELGTLCVTNVWIPDGYKDIPIDRLAPRQRLADSLDEIFAEKIDPTVHLDAVESKLFGIGAESYTVGSHEFYMGYATSRQVLLCLDAGHYHPTEIISDKISSVLMFVPQLLLHVSRPVRWDSDHVVILDDELRAIAQELVRSGKLDKVHIGLDFFDASINRIAAWVIGTRCMIKALLIALLEPTDRLRQAEADGDFTSRLAMLEELKTLPYGAVWDYYCARSDVPVGPAWLADAKAYEKNVLAKRA